Sequence from the Larimichthys crocea isolate SSNF chromosome XXIII, L_crocea_2.0, whole genome shotgun sequence genome:
AAAGGTCTCTCACCTTGAGCTTCTAACTCTGACTCGTCCACTGCTTCCCATTTCGAAGGTGCTACCTTGAAAGTTGCTTCCTTGGACTGATCCACTATAAAAACCAGGAAAATAACAAGAGTCAGTTTCAAGAGCTGCATACAGTGAAACATCTGGACTGAGATCATCGTTAACATCCTATGTAGTGTCTCTGCACCACTCACAAGGTATTCCATCTATGTCTTCTTCCATGGGCTTGATAGGAACACCATCTAGGTCATCCAGTGGGGCTCCGTCAATAGGAGCGCCATCAATGGGTCCTGCGTCAATCGGCACGCCATCCACGTCTTCCAGCGGAGTTCCATCTACATACTCCCCTATTGGAGCTCCATCAATATCCTCTGCTGGCTCAGCCTAAagagcacaataaaaaaatgtaactaagGCTTGAGTAACTGACGGGTTTTGACAGCCAAGTTATTATAAAATAACTGAGGATCATCAATCaagcatttgcatttgcatttacCTCCACAATGATGACGGGAGGTTCCTTCTCTGCAGCCAGATTAACTAGACCTAAGAAGATGTTCTGCAGCTTGATAAGGAAGGGGTCTGGATATACCGCCCAGTCTTCCCATGCCCGGAAACATGACATCACTCGTTGCTGCCACAAAGAAGAAAACGGGACAAGGATGGTTGAGTGACACTGATTGtataaattatgtattttagtTTACTTAGTCATATTTGGATGTTTGGTACCTTAAAGTTCTCACTCTGAAGGTGGCCCTGTATCGCTTTGTATGTCGCGTTGAGGTCTGAGAAAATCTGGCAGAGCTTTGCCTCAAAACTGTAGAGAAGACGGTGAGAGCATTAATGTGAATCTGAACCAGAAGTAGTGTCTTGAGTATACTAAACTTAACTTATGTACTGCAGTACAAGAGGGTAAATCGCACAACTTACTATTTCCTGTAGTAAGACGCATTGGATACTTTGGCAGACGAGTTGTACAGCACATCAGAAACGAGATATAACCGTGCaatctgaaacacaaaagacaaaatatgaatCAATCTTTAAATGTCTATCAAATCATGGAAGTTATTGCCCCTTTTCTTAGCATTATAGCTCACCTTTTTGGGAAGAGGGGTCTTGAGGATAGAGAGAGACTCTGTGATACACTCCACAATCTCTTCAGCTGCTTCGGCGTGGCTCAGGCAAAACAACATGGCTTCTGCTATGTCTCCCCTCCTGGGAGTCAAACCACGCAGCATCTCCTCGAGTTTGTCACGCTCTCTGCAGAGATAAAGAACAAGTATATATACATCTTTGGAACTGCAGGACATTTCAGTTTAGGGTTTCTGACAAACTACATTTATGCCAAAATTAATAAGGAACCATTCTTACTCTTCTTTTAAGCAGCCTTTCTTGctgccctcttcctcttcctcctcttcatcaccatcatcataaGGACCATGGAGGTATGGATTAAGAGGAGGCGGACGCCACAAAGAGCCATTCTTAAACATTCTAAAGTCATCTGTTCGCCATTTGCCTGGTGCTTCACCCTGCCAAAGAAATATTTTACAgttgacatgaaaacaaaaccttcTTCCACTGAAattttgtatgaatgtgtgctCGAGCAATCgttaaaagacagaaatctgACCTGTAGTATGGAGTAGAGCTTCCAACGGTAGTACACATGTGCTGGGCTCTGATTCTCAAATAGa
This genomic interval carries:
- the u2surp gene encoding U2 snRNP-associated SURP motif-containing protein isoform X4, yielding MLPCFLHLKTRRSLRRNLLSLIHRMIEFVVREGPMFEAMIMNREINNPMYRFLFENQSPAHVYYRWKLYSILQGEAPGKWRTDDFRMFKNGSLWRPPPLNPYLHGPYDDGDEEEEEEEGSKKGCLKEEERDKLEEMLRGLTPRRGDIAEAMLFCLSHAEAAEEIVECITESLSILKTPLPKKIARLYLVSDVLYNSSAKVSNASYYRKYFEAKLCQIFSDLNATYKAIQGHLQSENFKQRVMSCFRAWEDWAVYPDPFLIKLQNIFLGLVNLAAEKEPPVIIVEAEPAEDIDGAPIGEYVDGTPLEDVDGVPIDAGPIDGAPIDGAPLDDLDGVPIKPMEEDIDGIPLDQSKEATFKVAPSKWEAVDESELEAQAVTTSKWEMFEQPEEAKKDDDYSDDDDRSPRSEDQSYSNPIRDDSDHKAKMSEMNEEKRIKLREIEVKVMKFQDELESGKRPKKPGQSIQEQIEHYRDKLLQKEKEKEKLEREKEREKKEKEKAEARLKDLKKEKEKEDTPTRKERKRRHSGSPSPTRSSSRRGRSSSPRSERSERSERSDRSYSKDTSSRSSHKDSPRSSNKKSSKRSPSPRTPKRSRRSRSRTPKKSTKKSRSKSRSPHRSHKKSKKSKH